A genomic window from Actinomycetaceae bacterium MB13-C1-2 includes:
- a CDS encoding ABC-F family ATP-binding cassette domain-containing protein, producing MPASTTHPSVVLDAVTFAWPDGTPALANLAGAFSHARTGLVGRNGSGKSTLLRLIAGELQPGSGNITVNGEVAYLPQNLTLDTDVPVAELLGIHAPLHAVRAIEAGDVAPAHFDAVGADWDIEARAHAALAEAGLPPGALDRRVGELSGGESVLAALTGIRLRGADVTLLDEPTNNLDRESRARLYDVIRAWRGALIVVSHDVTLLDALDETAEIYAGELSVFGGPYSQWRAWLEAEQAAARQAETAAASALRREKRDRVRAESMLSTRSAIAKKASAQKREPKIIMNGKKRAAQVSAGRLRIEASAKVDEARTALDAAERRVRDDDRVRIDLPDPDVPAGRRIAMLGDGEHEFVVQGPERIALVGPNGVGKTTLLERLIEPDAAARAPGILPRVRAELFTDRVGYLPQRSDQLDDAASVLDNVRATAPTVTSAEIRNRLARFLVRGDTALRPVSALSGGERFRVALARLLLADPPPQLLVLDEPTNNLDLDTVDQLVDALSAYRGAALLVSHDDAFLDRVGVAVRLELRRDGTLHD from the coding sequence ATGCCCGCATCAACCACCCATCCTTCTGTCGTGCTCGATGCTGTCACGTTCGCGTGGCCCGACGGCACACCCGCGCTCGCCAACCTGGCGGGAGCGTTCTCACATGCGCGCACCGGCCTCGTCGGCCGCAACGGCAGCGGCAAGTCCACGCTGCTGCGGCTCATCGCCGGCGAGCTTCAACCCGGGTCCGGGAACATCACCGTCAACGGTGAGGTGGCGTACCTGCCGCAGAACCTCACCCTCGACACCGATGTCCCGGTGGCCGAGCTGCTCGGCATCCACGCCCCGCTCCACGCGGTGCGCGCAATCGAAGCCGGTGACGTCGCCCCCGCGCACTTCGACGCGGTCGGCGCCGACTGGGACATCGAAGCCCGCGCGCACGCAGCACTCGCCGAGGCGGGGCTGCCGCCCGGCGCCCTCGACCGGCGCGTCGGGGAGCTGTCGGGCGGTGAGTCCGTGCTGGCGGCGCTGACCGGTATCCGTCTTCGCGGCGCCGACGTCACTCTGCTCGACGAACCGACCAACAACCTCGACCGTGAGTCGCGGGCACGGCTCTACGACGTGATCCGCGCGTGGCGGGGCGCACTCATCGTGGTGAGCCACGATGTGACGCTACTCGATGCGCTCGACGAGACCGCCGAGATCTACGCCGGTGAGCTGTCGGTGTTCGGCGGCCCCTACTCGCAGTGGCGGGCGTGGCTCGAGGCCGAGCAGGCGGCGGCACGACAGGCAGAGACGGCCGCGGCGAGCGCTCTGCGCCGCGAGAAACGCGATCGGGTGCGGGCGGAGTCCATGCTCTCGACGCGCTCAGCGATCGCGAAGAAGGCGTCGGCCCAGAAGCGCGAGCCCAAGATCATCATGAACGGCAAGAAGCGTGCCGCGCAGGTGTCGGCGGGAAGGCTTCGCATCGAGGCATCCGCGAAGGTCGATGAGGCACGCACCGCGCTCGACGCAGCCGAGCGGCGGGTGCGCGACGACGACCGCGTGCGCATCGACCTGCCCGACCCCGACGTGCCCGCGGGGAGGCGCATCGCGATGCTCGGTGACGGCGAGCACGAGTTCGTCGTGCAGGGACCGGAACGCATCGCCCTCGTGGGACCGAACGGGGTCGGCAAGACGACGCTGCTCGAACGACTCATCGAACCGGATGCCGCGGCCCGTGCCCCCGGTATCCTTCCGCGCGTTCGTGCCGAGCTGTTCACCGACCGCGTCGGATACCTGCCTCAACGCTCCGATCAGCTCGATGACGCGGCATCCGTTCTCGACAACGTGCGCGCGACCGCACCCACGGTGACGTCCGCCGAGATCCGCAACCGACTCGCACGCTTCCTCGTACGCGGCGACACTGCGCTGCGACCGGTATCGGCGCTGTCAGGCGGCGAACGCTTCCGGGTCGCGCTGGCGCGACTGCTGCTCGCCGACCCGCCCCCGCAACTGCTTGTACTCGACGAACCCACAAACAACCTCGACCTCGACACGGTCGACCAGCTCGTGGACGCGTTATCGGCATACCGCGGCGCGGCGCTGCTGGTCAGCCACGACGACGCGTTCCTCGACCGGGTCGGCGTCGCGGTGCGGCTCGAATTGCGCCGTGACGGCACCCTCCACGACTGA
- a CDS encoding DUF4287 domain-containing protein — MGSLLGYVSLRRCARAALVARVHATYPEDAPEHREDIRAPHSGMAGPGRRPTRPHKHMEVVEWLKTEHGLGHGHANAIVAYVSGVRRMMSKYVSRGGCRHGAIRAAPRRRPGRGTRRRG; from the coding sequence ATGGGAAGCCTCCTTGGCTACGTGTCGCTCAGGAGGTGCGCGCGAGCTGCCCTGGTGGCCAGAGTTCACGCGACGTACCCTGAAGACGCCCCCGAGCATCGAGAAGACATACGGGCGCCCCATTCAGGAATGGCTGGACCCGGCCGCCGACCGACTCGACCGCACAAGCATATGGAAGTCGTCGAGTGGCTGAAGACCGAACACGGTCTCGGCCATGGTCACGCCAACGCGATCGTCGCCTACGTGAGCGGCGTGCGTCGGATGATGAGCAAGTACGTCAGTCGTGGAGGGTGCCGTCACGGCGCAATTCGAGCCGCACCGCGACGCCGACCCGGTCGAGGAACGCGTCGTCGTGGCTGA
- a CDS encoding DNA-processing protein DprA, giving the protein MPSLTALAKDERTARQLLAVIGTPCDLSIGALLSRVGAVEAISLIERDIAVPGIDAVESAVWRDRMRSRASTNYLAAQTFSSEDYRVLIPSDPDWPAGITDLGDRAPYALWARGRTNLLSNTLSRFVTVTGARAATAYGTHIAEDLSGELGRVC; this is encoded by the coding sequence ATGCCATCGCTCACTGCCCTCGCCAAGGACGAAAGAACGGCTCGCCAGCTGCTGGCCGTGATCGGTACACCGTGCGACCTCTCGATCGGCGCGCTTCTCAGTCGAGTCGGCGCAGTTGAGGCGATCTCTCTGATCGAGCGCGACATCGCCGTCCCAGGAATAGATGCGGTCGAATCGGCCGTTTGGCGAGATCGTATGCGTTCCCGAGCGAGTACAAATTATCTTGCCGCACAGACGTTCAGCAGCGAGGACTACCGGGTATTGATCCCGAGCGATCCAGATTGGCCGGCTGGCATCACCGATCTCGGCGATCGTGCCCCGTATGCACTGTGGGCGCGTGGGCGCACGAATCTGCTCAGCAACACACTTTCACGATTCGTCACCGTCACTGGCGCGAGAGCCGCCACTGCCTATGGCACACACATCGCCGAAGACCTCTCGGGAGAGCTAGGGCGTGTCTGTTAA
- a CDS encoding transposase codes for MSRFQLLSDEQWDLISDLMPGPTGKKGRPFADARLMIEAIIYRYRCGIAWRDLPETFGPWQTVWQWHHRMAKDGTWDHVQARLHEYADRAGMVDWDVSVDSTIARAHQHATNVTRLKKGFVELQESADRAA; via the coding sequence ATGTCTCGATTCCAGCTTCTATCTGATGAGCAATGGGATCTAATCTCCGATTTGATGCCAGGCCCGACCGGGAAGAAGGGCCGCCCCTTCGCTGATGCCCGGTTGATGATCGAGGCGATTATCTATCGGTACCGGTGCGGAATCGCGTGGCGCGATCTGCCCGAAACCTTCGGGCCATGGCAAACAGTGTGGCAGTGGCACCACCGGATGGCGAAGGATGGTACTTGGGACCATGTACAGGCTCGACTACACGAGTATGCCGACCGTGCAGGGATGGTCGATTGGGATGTGTCAGTGGACTCCACGATTGCTCGCGCACACCAGCACGCGACGAACGTCACCCGCCTAAAAAAGGGCTTCGTCGAATTACAAGAATCTGCTGACCGAGCCGCCTGA
- a CDS encoding IS5 family transposase, whose amino-acid sequence MGRSRGGLSTKTHQLVDGQHGLPLVTICTAGQDGDAPLFIPLMEQLQVGRRTRPVAALGDKAYSSRGNRAYLRQRGIEAVIAEPRDQQGHRKRRGSRGGRPLKFDADKYRGRNVIERGYCRLKQWRGLATRYDKLAVVYRAAVVLNGVIAWLKHLTDTP is encoded by the coding sequence ATTGGCCGCTCCAGAGGCGGCCTCTCGACGAAAACTCATCAGCTCGTCGATGGGCAGCATGGTTTACCGTTGGTGACGATCTGCACGGCCGGGCAGGATGGTGATGCGCCGTTGTTCATTCCGTTGATGGAACAGCTGCAGGTTGGTCGCCGCACCCGTCCAGTTGCGGCGTTGGGTGACAAGGCGTACTCGTCGCGTGGGAACCGAGCGTATCTGCGTCAGCGTGGCATTGAGGCGGTAATTGCTGAGCCTCGTGATCAGCAAGGGCATCGGAAACGACGGGGTTCACGGGGTGGTCGGCCGCTGAAGTTTGATGCGGATAAGTATCGAGGCAGGAACGTGATCGAGCGTGGTTACTGCCGGTTGAAGCAGTGGCGTGGGCTTGCGACCCGGTATGACAAGCTCGCGGTTGTGTACCGGGCCGCGGTAGTGCTCAACGGGGTGATCGCTTGGCTCAAACATTTAACAGACACGCCCTAG